The [Pantoea] beijingensis genomic sequence ATCAGCCGCGGACTTAAAAAACGCGTGAAACTTTATCTTTGCTGCGCCGATAACATGGTAAGCGGTAATGCATTCAAGTTGGGTGATATCATTCACTATCGCAACGGTAAAACCGTTGAGGTGATGAACACCGATGCTGAAGGACGATTGGTCCTTGCCGATGGTCTGATTGATGCCAGTGAGCAGAATCCGGAGTTGCTGATTGATGCGGCAACGCTAACGGGGGCTGCAAAAACTGCGCTGGGTAATGACTATCATGCACTTTTCACGTTTGACGATGCGTTAGCGCAATCGGTCATGGCAAGCGCTTCCAGCGAAAATGAGGCATTCTGGCGTCTGCCGCTGGCTGAATTTCATCGTAGTCATCTACCGTCGAACTTTGCGGATTTGAATAATATTGCAAGCCCGGCACACTCCGCGGGTGCCAGTACTGCGGCGGCCTTTCTTTCACACTTTGTCAAAAATTATCGTCGGGGTTGGTTGCACATCGATTGTTCAGCAACCTACCGCAAAGGTGCGGTAGACCAGTGGTCAGCCGGTGCTACAGGGTTGGGTGTGCGAACCATCGCCAACCTGTTATTGAAATAAGCGGGTGCGCCATCCTGGCGCAGGAGTCAGTCAGGGCGATAGGCTATCGCCCTGACTAAGTACCGGTATGAGATTGTGGGTTAACCGATGACAGAAACTAACAGTCGCCTTGAAGAAGTCTTAAAGCTGGCGGCAACCGAACCGGCACATCGTCCGGAGTTTTTCGCTTTGTTAATGCAGTCCAGCGTCTGGGTGCCGGGCGAAAGTACGACGCAGCAGCTGGATGCGGATACGCCGGTGGATTTGCAACACTGGAAGAAGTCTGACGGCAGCAGCATCATTCCTTTTTTCACTTCTGAGTCGGCTATGGCACAGGCTATCAGCGATGAGCAGGCTTATGTGATGATGCCGGTGCGTACGCTATTTGAAATGACGCTGGGTGAGACGCTATATCTTAACCCCGAGCTGCCTGCAGGAAAAGAGTTCACTCCGCGCGAAATCGCCCATTTATTGGGGGAAGAGGGGAGTGCATTGAGCCAGCAAACGGTGCTTGAAGGAGGAACCTCACTGTTGCTGTCAGAGATTGCCGAGCCTCCGTCGCAGATGATCGATTCGCTTACGCAACTCTTCACTAAGCACCGCGAAGTGCGTCGAGCCTTCGTTGCCCATATCAGAGAGTCGGCTGATGATGCGCCTAATTTATTAATTGGCATCGAAGCCGACAGCGATATAGAAAATATTATTCAGGCTGCCGGTAGTGTTGCTACCGATACTTTGCTTGATGATGAACCTGTGGATATTTGCCAGGTTGTAGAGGGTGAAAAGGGGATCGGTCATTTCTTTACCGCGCACATCACCCCGTTCTATGAGCGTCGCTGGGGCAGTTTTTTACGCACCTTTAAATCGGGTGAACGCATTATTTAGGGAATGCCCGTCCTACGTCGAGCGGCCCGGAAGGTCCCGATGAACTTACTGATATCAGTGCATCGGGGCTCTACTTTCAGGAAGGTTTGATGCCCGGAAGATCATTCCTGCTTCCCCATTCTCCCCAGGACCCGTCGTACAGTGTGACGTGATTCGCCCCAAGCGTCAGCAGGGCTAGAATAATCACGACGGCCGTCACGCCGGAGCCACAGCTGGCAACAATGGGCTGTTGGATATCCACCCCATGTTGTTTAAAAATGGCCTCAAGTTCTTTATTCGGTTTCAGCTCGCCGTTAATCACCAGTGCATTCCAGGGCACGTTCAGGCTGTTGGGTATATGGCCGCGATGCAGGCCCGGACGTGGTTCATCGACCTCACCGTTAAAACGGTTTTCCGCCCGTGCATCAATAATTTGTTCGGTGCCTTCGTGACTAATTAACAACACATCGGTCAGGCGACGTACCTGCGCATCATCGTAACGAGCGTCGAAATCCGCTTCCGGCAGTTGTACCTGACCGGTTTCAAGCGGCAACTCTGCGTGTTGCCAGCCTTGTAACCCCCCCGCAAGAATGGACACTTGCTCAACGCCAAATGCACGCAGCATCCACCAAGCACGTGGGGCCGAGAATAGATTTCCTTCATCGTAAACAACCAGATGCTTTTCATTACTGATACCGGATTCTCGCATAGCCACGGCAAAAGCTTCAGGACGAGGCATCATATGTGGATAGGGGCTGGTATGATCGGAAAGTGATTCAATATCGAAAAACGGCGCTCCCGGTAAATGACCGGCAAGATATTCAGCCTGAATGTCGCGGGTTTTTTCCAGTCCCGGTGGCAGCATACGGGCATCAATCACCTGAACATCTTCATTGTGAAGGTGTTCAGCAAGCCATTCAGCAGAAACAAAGTAAGAGGTTGTCATAGTGGCCTCATCAGCGTTTGGTATAACATGAGTGTCGGCGATCTTTCGGTTCGTCACAAGGCAAAAACAGCTCAGATAAATGATTTTAAATGAAATTGAAGCGGTGCCCGTTCGACCTTTGTTGTCTGCTCTGGCTCCGTTGCCGGGGAGATATCGATCGTCGCCGTCTTGTAATCTGAGCTATTTAGTGTACTGGCGCGGCATAAAGCATATTTGTCGCGATAGTGATCATAAATTTTCAATAAATTGTTGCAGCTCTGATAGGCAAGGGCGCTTCATCCCCCTATAATCTGCGCCGTTTCTCAGGCCGGTATAACAATATCGAACCGGCTTAATTTGGATGTTAAGACAGAGGTCAACATGACAGTAGAACGTACCTTTTCCATCGTTAAACCAAATGCGGTGGCAAAAAACGTAATTGGTGCTATTTACAACCGTTTCGAAAGCGCAGGTTTTAAAATTGTTGGGGCAAAAATGTTGCACCTGACCAAAGAGCAAGCTGAAGGCTTCTACGCTGAGCATGCGGGCAAACCCTTTTTTGACGGCCTGGTTGAGTTTATGACCTCAGGCCCGGTTGTGGTGTCAGTGCTGGAAGGCGAAAATGCCGTTCAGCGTCATCGCGATCTGATGGGAGCGACGAATCCAGCGAACGCCCTCGCAGGTACTCTGCGTGCTGATTACGCTGACAGCTTCACGGAAAATGCAACTCACGGTTCAGATTCAGCAGAGTCTGCCGCGCGTGAGATTGCTTACTTCTTTGGCGAAGGCGAAATTTGCCCGCGCACGCGTTAATGAGTGACCGGATTGCCGTTTAGTCAGCGACGTTGACAAATTTATCAGGTCAACACGCTGCCTGTAATAGCATCCAGGCAAAGATGTTTGTACAATATGCGCCCTTGATGAGCATGCTCAACCTGGGCGCTTATTTTTTATCATTCATCCCCCGTGCCATAACGTGTAATAACGAGGCCAGAGAAATTTATGTCAGAACAGATTGTGACGTCAGCGTCCGAAACTCCCGCTGTTGCCCCCGCAACAAAAGCAAAAATTAACCTGCTGGATCTGAACCGTCAGCAGATGCGTGAATTCTTCCTTTCTCTTGGTGAAAAGCCTTTCCGAGCCGATCAGGTTATGAAATGGATTTACCATTATTGCAGTGATGATTTCGATCAAATGACCGATATCAATAAGGTGCTACGCGGTAAGCTGAAAGAGCTGACCGAAATTCGTGCACCGGAAGTTGCCGAAGAGTTACGCTCTGCGGATGGCACCATCAAATGGGCCATCCGCGTTGGCGATCAACTGGTTGAAACGGTTTATATCCCGGAAAAAGATCGGGCGACGCTCTGTGTTTCCTCCCAGGTTGGTTGTGCGCTGGAGTGCAAGTTTTGCTCAACGGCACAGCAGGGTTTCAACCGGAACCTGCGCGTTTCAGAAATTATTGGTCAGGTCTGGCGTGCGGCGAAGATTATCGGTGCATCGCGTGTTACCGGCCAGCGTCCTATCACTAACGTTGTGATGATGGGGATGGGGGAGCCGTTACTTAACCTGAGTAACGTGGTGCCTGCCATGGAGATCATGCTGGATGATTTTGGTTTTGGCCTTTCCAAACGGCGTGTCACGTTGTCAACTTCGGGCGTAGTACCGGCGTTGGACAAGCTGGGCGATATGATTGACGTAGCCCTTGCCATTTCCCTGCATGCGCCGAATGATGCGGTGCGTGATGAAATCGTACCGATCAACAAAAAATACAATATTGAAACTTTCCTGGCGGCAGTGCATCGCTATTTGAGCAAATCGAACGCCAATCAGGGGCGCGTTACCGTTGAATACGTCATGCTGGACCATGTAAACGACAGCACTGACGATGCGCACCAGTTGGCTGAAGTATTGAAAAATACGCCATGTAAAATCAATCTGATCCCCTGGAACCCCTTCCCCGGGGCGCCGTATGGACGTAGTTCAAATAGTCGTGTCGATCGCTTCTCTAAAGTATTGATGGAATATGGTTTCACTACCATCGTTCGCAAAACGCGTGGCGATGACATTGATGCGGCTTGTGGGCAGTTGGCCGGCGATGTTATCGATCGTACCAAGCGTACTCTGCGTAAAAAAATGGCCGGTGAATCAATATCTGTGAAAGCGATCTGAAACCTGAAATTTATTGGTTTTTCAGGAATTATTCGGTATTGGCCTTGATGTGTTTGGAGTAAGATACCAGGCTTCATAACATCAGGGAGTGAGTTATGCGGAAGGGATTATTCTGCGGCCTGCTCTGCATGTTTCTTGTAAGTGGTTGTGTCACAAAAAGTGAGAGAACCACTTCAGTGCAGGGGCGGTTACAGCTAGGGTTAGCTTATCTTGCTCGTGGGGATTACGTTGCTGCACAGCGTAATCTTCAACGTGCCGTGGCGGCCGCGCCGGAAGATTATCGTACCCAACTGGGTATGGCCCGTTTACATCAGGCGATGGGCGACCAGCAGGCGGCGCAGCGAGGTTATCGTAAAGCCTTGCAACTCGCGCCGTTAAATGGTTTTGTGGTTAACAATTACGGTGCGTTTCTTTGCAGTTTAGGGCAGTATGATGCGGCACAGCAGCAGTTCAGACTGGCGGGAAATTTGCCGCAGCCCGGCGCCAGAGCGGATAGCTTTGACAATGCGGGTTATTGTTATCTGAATGCAAGGAAAGTGACACTTGCGCGTCAATCACTCGCGCTTGCTATCACTGCCGATCCACAAAAAGGAATGCCTATGCTGGCCGAAGCCGGAAGGCGATTTGGAAAGGGAGAACGTGCTCAGGCGCAACTCTTATTAGATGTATATCAACACAGCCAGCCTGCTTCTGCAGAAAGCCTGTGGTTAGAGATTCGTTTCGCCGCGTTAGATGAGCGCACTGATGACGTTAATCGTCTCGGCATGCAGCTGGCGCGAAATTTTCCACAATCGATACAGTACCAGCATTTTTTAGCTAATGAATACTGAAGCCACTCAAGATAAATCTACAGCAAACTCCACGGGTGAACGCCTGCGCGTTGCTCGTGAACAAATGGGCCTTACGCAGCAGAACGTTGCTGAACGTCTTTGCCTTAAACTTACGACCGTCCGCGATATTGAGGAAGACAAATCACCTGCTGATTTGGCGTCCACCTTCTTGCGTGGTTATATCCGCTCTTATGCGCGTTTGGTGCATGTGCCTGAAGAAGAGCTGCTGCCGATGATGGCAAAGCAGGCGCCAGTGCGTGCTGCTAAAGTGGAGCCGATGCAAAGCTTTTCACTGGGTAAGCGTCGCAAAAAGCGTGACGGCTGGTTAATGATCTTTACCTGGTTGGTATTATTCGTCGTGGTTGGCCTGACGGGCGCCTGGTGGTGGCAAAATCATAAAGCCGCGCAGGACGATTTGGTCTCAATGGCGAATGATAATGCTGAATCAAATGGCGATAACAGCCAATCTATCGCACTGTCAGATAACAGCGGCAATGTGGATGCGGGTGAAACCCCGAATGCCGTGCAGATGCCTGGGCAAAGTGACGCAAATGTGGCCGCTAGCAGCGCGAATAATGCAGCGACTAACGGTGCAGCACCGGGAACCACGACTCCGGTAGCAAATAGCGCCGCACCAGCCAGCCCTACATCTGCGGATAATACTGCTAACGCGGTCGTGTCTCCCTCTCAGGCCCCGACGGATGAGCGTGTGACGTCAGCCGCGAGTGCACAACTGTCCAATGGTCAGTTACCAACAGGCAATGCCGAAGTCAGTGCGTCAGCCGTTGATCCTAATGCTATCGTCATGAACTTCACCGCCGATTGCTGGCTTGAAGTGACCGATTCCGCAGGGAAAAAACTGTTCAGCGGAATGCAACGTAGCGGTGGTAAACTCAGCCTTGCCGGTACCGCGCCTTACCGCGTTAAGATAGGCGCACCGAGCGCAGTACAAATTCAGTACCAGGGTCAACCTGTTGATCTGAGTCGTTTTATTCGTAGCAACCAGGTTGCTCGCCTGACTTTAGGTGCGCAATAACGCATCTTCTCTGGTCTCGAGTAATTATGGAGAAAGAATATGCATAACGAAGCGCCGCCCATCACCCGTCGGAAATCAACACGGATTTACGTCGGCAAGGTGCCTGTGGGCGACGGCGCACCTATCGCCGTCCAGTCCATGACCAACACGCGTACCACAGATGTGGCCGCGACAGTCAGTCAAATTAAAGCGTTGGAACGTGTGGGCGTGGACATTGTTCGTGTTTCGGTCCCGACCATGGACGCTGCTGAAGCGTTCAAACTTATCAAGCAACAGGTTGATGTTCCGCTGGTTGCCGATATTCACTTCGACTATCGCATTGCGCTAAAAGTCGCGGAATATGGCGTTGATTGTCTGCGAATTAATCCCGGCAACATCGGCAATAACGAGCGTATTCGTCAGGTTGTTGACTGTGCCAGGTACAACAATATCCCTATTCGTATCGGTGTAAACGCGGGATCGCTGGAAAAAGACCTGCAGGAGAAATATGGTGAACCAACGCCGCAGGCTCTATTAGAGTCGGCGATGCGGCATGTGGATCATCTTGATCGCCTTAACTTTGACCAGTTTAAAGTTAGCGTGAAAGCGTCTGACGTATTTCTTGCAGTGGAATCCTATCGCTTACTGGCAAAGCAGATCGATCAACCTTTGCATCTCGGTATTACCGAAGCGGGCGGTGCGCGTGCCGGCTCGGTGAAATCTGCGATTGGTTTAGGTCTCCTGCTCTCTGAGGGCATTGGTGACACACTGCGTATTTCACTGGCGGCCGATCCAGTTGAAGAGGTTAAAGTTGGTTTCGATATCCTGAAATCATTGCGTATTCGTTCGCGTGGCATCAACTTTATCGCGTGCCCGACCTGTTCCCGGCAGGAGTTTGATGTTATCGGAACGGTGAATGCGCTGGAACAGCGCCTTGAGGATATCATCACGCCAATGGACGTTTCTATCATTGGCTGTGTGGTAAACGGACCGGGTGAGGCGCTGGTTTCGACCCTTGGCGTTACGGGCAGCAACAAGAAAAGTGGCTTCTATGAAGATGGCGTTCGTATGCGCGAGCGTCTCGACAATGATGATATGATCGACCAGCTTGAGGCGCGTATTCGAGCCAAAGCCTCGATGATGGATGAAAGTCGCCGTATTGAGGTTCAGCAGCTCGAAAAGTAATCGTATCAGTAGGCGTTCTCGTTTACTGATGACCGCGAACCTATCCGGTGCCTCCTTCATAAGGTAAGATGCCGGACAGGTTTTTTTATACCCATTGTATTTCAAATTGCAGGTTTGTTGTCTGCACTCAGTCCTCATGGATACTTACCTGAGTAAGTTCCTGAAGGCTTACGGGTTTGCCGCTTCCCTGTAGTCCGAATTATTTGGGATATCAAGATGCAGATATGGTGTTTCGGTGCAGGTAATTTATCTGGTGCAAAACAGTGGCAACCAGATTGCGCCGGTTAAAATATTGCGCGCACTGTCCAGTGTAGCCAATGTAGGGAGATAATGAGTGGCAAAAAATATTCAAGCTATCCGAGGTATGAACGACTATTTACCTGCTGATACGGCTATCTGGCAGCGTATTGAAGGCACGCTAAAACAGACGCTTGCAGGATATGGTTACAGTGAAATTCGTTTGCCGATTGTAGAGCAGACCCCGTTGTTCAAACGCGCAATCGGTGAAGTGACCGATGTGGTTGAAAAAGAGATGTACACCTTTGAGGACCGCAATGGTGAAAGCCTGACTCTGCGTCCTGAAGGCACGGCGGGCTGTGTGCGTGCCGGCATCGAACATGGTCTGCTGTACAATCAGGAACAGCGCTTGTGGTATATCGGTCCCATGTTCCGCTATGAGCGTCCTCAGAAGGGGCGTTATCGACAGTTTCATCAGTTGGGTGTGGAAGTGTTTGGTCTCCAGGGCCCGGACATCGACGCCGAACTGATTTTGCTGACCGCTCGCTGGTGGAAGGCGCTGGGCCTTGCCGATCACGTTGCGCTGGAGCTTAACTCTATTGGTTCGCTGGAAGCTCGGGCGAATTATCGTGATGCGCTGGTGGCTTTCCTGGAGCAACATAAAGAGGCTCTGGATGAGGATTGCAAACGGCGGATGTATAGCAACCCACTTCGCGTACTTGATAGCAAAAATCCAGAAATACAGCAGCTTCTGAATGAGGCGCCGGTCCTGAGTGACTACCTGGATGATGAATCACGTGAGCATTTCAGCGGGCTTTGTGCGCTACTGGATGCCGCAGGCATTTGCTATACCATCAACACGCGGCTGGTACGTGGCCTGGATTATTACAACCGGACGGTATTCGAGTGGGTCACTAACAGTTTGGGTGCTCAGGGTACGGTATGTGCAGGTGGACGTTATGATGGCCTGGTGGAGCAATTGGGTGGACGTGCCACCCCTGCGGTAGGTTTTGCCATGGGGCTGGAGCGTTTAGTCTTGCTGGTTCAGGCGGTTAACCCTGAATTTGAACCGACACGCATTGTCGATGTCTATCTTATCGCTTCCGGCCAGGATGTGCAGTCCGCTGCCATGATTCTGGCTGAAAAGCTGCGTGATGCTTTGCCTGAGTTGCGATTGATGACTAACTACGGCGGCGGTAACTTTAAGAAGCAATTTGCTCGTGCGGATAAGTGGGGCGCTCGCGTTGCACTGGTGCTGGGCGAAGATGAAATGAAAGCCGGCCAGGTAGTAATAAAAGATCTGCGCACGGGCGAACAGCAAATGTTGGCGCAAAGTGAGGCTGCTACGGCTATCTCATCGCTTTTAAAATAAGTTCAGCGCAGCAGGATCACAAATTAAGGAGAAGGATTGCGTGGAAATCTATAGCAACGACAACGATCAGGTTGATGCACTCCGTCGTTTTTTTGCCAGCAATGGTAAAGCGCTGGTAGTGGGTGTCATTTTAGGTGTAGGCGCGCTGGTTGGCTGGCGCTACTGGAGCACCCATCAGGATGGGAATGCGAAAGAGACTTCGGCCGCCTATCAACAGGTGACAACCGCGCTGGATGCCAGTAAGCCCCAGACGTTAGAGGCGGTAAGTCAATTTGCCAACGATAACAATAATACATATGGCGCGCTGGCCTCGCTGGATTTGGCGAAACAGTATGTGGATCAAAACGAACTGGATAAAGCGGCGACTCAATTACAGAGTGGATTGAAGGATACCCAGGATGCCAATCTGCAGGCGGTTATGAACCTGCGCCTGGCACGTATTCAGCTGCAACAGAAAAAAGCCGATGAGGCGATTAAAACCCTCGATGCTGTTAAAGGTGACGGATGGACGGCGATCATTGCCGATATCCGTGGCGAAGCGCTGTTAAGTAAAGGCGATATTCAGGGTGCGCGTGATGCGTGGAGTAAAGGTATCGCTTCAGATACTTCTCCTGCATTGAAAGAAATGATGCAGATGAAAATGAATAACTTAGGTTAAGCCATTCAAGAGAGAGCGCATGGAATTACGTAAATACCTGCTGCCCGGGCTGATTTCAGTCACGTTACTCAGCGGTTGTTCGCTGTTCAGCGGCGAAGAAGATGTAGTGCAAATGGCCCCGTTGCCTAAAGTTGAAAATCAATTTACGCCGGAAAAAGTGTGGAGCACTTCTGTCGGTGATGGTATCGGTGATTACTACTCCAACTTGCACCCTGCATGGCAGGACAGCACGGTGTTTGCTGCCGATCGCTTTGGCCTCGTTAAGGCGCTGGATGCTGCCGACGGCAAAGAGAAGTGGAAAGTCGATTTGTCTGAAAAAACCGGCTTCCTCTCCAGCAACCGTCCTGCACTGCTCTCCGGCGGCGTGACCGCGGCGGGTGAACATATCTACATCGGCAGCGAGCGTGCGCAGGTTTATGCACTAAATAGCGCTGATGGTACGATTGCCTGGCAAACCAAAGTCGCAGGCGAAGCGTTGTCGCGTCCGGTGGTCAGTGACGGATTAGTCCTGATTCATACCAGCAACGGTATGTTGCAGGGGTTAGATCAGAGCAGTGGTACGATAAAATGGTCGGTTAACCTTGATATGCCAGCACTTTCGCTGCGTGGTGAATCCGCACCTACTGCTGCATTTGGTGCCGCAATTGTTGGGGGAGACAATGGCCGCGTTAGTGCGGTGATGCTTAATCAGGGGCAGTTGATTTGGCAACAGCGTATTTCCCAGCCAAGTGGCGCGACGGAAATCGATCGCCTGAGCGATGTTGATACCACGCCGGTTGTGGTCAACGGCGTAGTATACGCGCTGGCATATAACGGTGATTTAACCGCGTTGGATCTTCGTTCCGGTCAGGTGCAGTGGAAACGTGAAATTGGCTCGGTCCGTGATTTAATCGTGGATGCAGGGCGTATCTATTTGGTCGATCAGAACGATCGCGTGATCGCGCTTAACGTTGATGGCGGGGTTTCTGTCTGGCGTCAAAGCGATCTGCTGCATCGTAACCTGACTTCGCCTGTGCTGTATAACGGCTACCTGGTGGTTGGTGATAGCGAAGGTTATTTACACTGGATCAATACCAGCGATGGTCGTTTTGTGGCACAGCAAAAAGTAGACAGCTCGGGTTTTCAAACGGAACCGGTGGTTGCCAGCGATAAGCTACTTATTCAGGCAAAAAACGGTAAGGTGTACGCCTTTACGCGCTAATATTTTAGTTTGGGTATACGCAAGATCATTCAGGCTATGTTGTGATGTAAATTGAAAACGATGTAGCTCGAAGTGTGATGTAGTGGTATGCCTGTTATAGCGGCTCCTGACGATCGGGGGCCGTTTCGTTTTTTAGTGGGCGTGTTATCCTTAACGCCTTCAGCCTGAACAAAACGTATAAATCGTATACCTCCACGACTATCGGGCAGCAGCCAGCGCAGGCATCCCCCGCTTACGCAAGT encodes the following:
- the pilW gene encoding type IV pilus biogenesis/stability protein PilW, with the protein product MRKGLFCGLLCMFLVSGCVTKSERTTSVQGRLQLGLAYLARGDYVAAQRNLQRAVAAAPEDYRTQLGMARLHQAMGDQQAAQRGYRKALQLAPLNGFVVNNYGAFLCSLGQYDAAQQQFRLAGNLPQPGARADSFDNAGYCYLNARKVTLARQSLALAITADPQKGMPMLAEAGRRFGKGERAQAQLLLDVYQHSQPASAESLWLEIRFAALDERTDDVNRLGMQLARNFPQSIQYQHFLANEY
- the sseB gene encoding enhanced serine sensitivity protein SseB; its protein translation is MTETNSRLEEVLKLAATEPAHRPEFFALLMQSSVWVPGESTTQQLDADTPVDLQHWKKSDGSSIIPFFTSESAMAQAISDEQAYVMMPVRTLFEMTLGETLYLNPELPAGKEFTPREIAHLLGEEGSALSQQTVLEGGTSLLLSEIAEPPSQMIDSLTQLFTKHREVRRAFVAHIRESADDAPNLLIGIEADSDIENIIQAAGSVATDTLLDDEPVDICQVVEGEKGIGHFFTAHITPFYERRWGSFLRTFKSGERII
- the ndk gene encoding nucleoside-diphosphate kinase — its product is MTVERTFSIVKPNAVAKNVIGAIYNRFESAGFKIVGAKMLHLTKEQAEGFYAEHAGKPFFDGLVEFMTSGPVVVSVLEGENAVQRHRDLMGATNPANALAGTLRADYADSFTENATHGSDSAESAAREIAYFFGEGEICPRTR
- the ispG gene encoding flavodoxin-dependent (E)-4-hydroxy-3-methylbut-2-enyl-diphosphate synthase — its product is MHNEAPPITRRKSTRIYVGKVPVGDGAPIAVQSMTNTRTTDVAATVSQIKALERVGVDIVRVSVPTMDAAEAFKLIKQQVDVPLVADIHFDYRIALKVAEYGVDCLRINPGNIGNNERIRQVVDCARYNNIPIRIGVNAGSLEKDLQEKYGEPTPQALLESAMRHVDHLDRLNFDQFKVSVKASDVFLAVESYRLLAKQIDQPLHLGITEAGGARAGSVKSAIGLGLLLSEGIGDTLRISLAADPVEEVKVGFDILKSLRIRSRGINFIACPTCSRQEFDVIGTVNALEQRLEDIITPMDVSIIGCVVNGPGEALVSTLGVTGSNKKSGFYEDGVRMRERLDNDDMIDQLEARIRAKASMMDESRRIEVQQLEK
- a CDS encoding bifunctional tRNA (adenosine(37)-C2)-methyltransferase TrmG/ribosomal RNA large subunit methyltransferase RlmN, which translates into the protein MSEQIVTSASETPAVAPATKAKINLLDLNRQQMREFFLSLGEKPFRADQVMKWIYHYCSDDFDQMTDINKVLRGKLKELTEIRAPEVAEELRSADGTIKWAIRVGDQLVETVYIPEKDRATLCVSSQVGCALECKFCSTAQQGFNRNLRVSEIIGQVWRAAKIIGASRVTGQRPITNVVMMGMGEPLLNLSNVVPAMEIMLDDFGFGLSKRRVTLSTSGVVPALDKLGDMIDVALAISLHAPNDAVRDEIVPINKKYNIETFLAAVHRYLSKSNANQGRVTVEYVMLDHVNDSTDDAHQLAEVLKNTPCKINLIPWNPFPGAPYGRSSNSRVDRFSKVLMEYGFTTIVRKTRGDDIDAACGQLAGDVIDRTKRTLRKKMAGESISVKAI
- the rodZ gene encoding cytoskeleton protein RodZ, with the protein product MNTEATQDKSTANSTGERLRVAREQMGLTQQNVAERLCLKLTTVRDIEEDKSPADLASTFLRGYIRSYARLVHVPEEELLPMMAKQAPVRAAKVEPMQSFSLGKRRKKRDGWLMIFTWLVLFVVVGLTGAWWWQNHKAAQDDLVSMANDNAESNGDNSQSIALSDNSGNVDAGETPNAVQMPGQSDANVAASSANNAATNGAAPGTTTPVANSAAPASPTSADNTANAVVSPSQAPTDERVTSAASAQLSNGQLPTGNAEVSASAVDPNAIVMNFTADCWLEVTDSAGKKLFSGMQRSGGKLSLAGTAPYRVKIGAPSAVQIQYQGQPVDLSRFIRSNQVARLTLGAQ
- the bamB gene encoding outer membrane protein assembly factor BamB, whose protein sequence is MELRKYLLPGLISVTLLSGCSLFSGEEDVVQMAPLPKVENQFTPEKVWSTSVGDGIGDYYSNLHPAWQDSTVFAADRFGLVKALDAADGKEKWKVDLSEKTGFLSSNRPALLSGGVTAAGEHIYIGSERAQVYALNSADGTIAWQTKVAGEALSRPVVSDGLVLIHTSNGMLQGLDQSSGTIKWSVNLDMPALSLRGESAPTAAFGAAIVGGDNGRVSAVMLNQGQLIWQQRISQPSGATEIDRLSDVDTTPVVVNGVVYALAYNGDLTALDLRSGQVQWKREIGSVRDLIVDAGRIYLVDQNDRVIALNVDGGVSVWRQSDLLHRNLTSPVLYNGYLVVGDSEGYLHWINTSDGRFVAQQKVDSSGFQTEPVVASDKLLIQAKNGKVYAFTR
- the hisS gene encoding histidine--tRNA ligase, yielding MAKNIQAIRGMNDYLPADTAIWQRIEGTLKQTLAGYGYSEIRLPIVEQTPLFKRAIGEVTDVVEKEMYTFEDRNGESLTLRPEGTAGCVRAGIEHGLLYNQEQRLWYIGPMFRYERPQKGRYRQFHQLGVEVFGLQGPDIDAELILLTARWWKALGLADHVALELNSIGSLEARANYRDALVAFLEQHKEALDEDCKRRMYSNPLRVLDSKNPEIQQLLNEAPVLSDYLDDESREHFSGLCALLDAAGICYTINTRLVRGLDYYNRTVFEWVTNSLGAQGTVCAGGRYDGLVEQLGGRATPAVGFAMGLERLVLLVQAVNPEFEPTRIVDVYLIASGQDVQSAAMILAEKLRDALPELRLMTNYGGGNFKKQFARADKWGARVALVLGEDEMKAGQVVIKDLRTGEQQMLAQSEAATAISSLLK
- the sseA gene encoding 3-mercaptopyruvate sulfurtransferase; this encodes MTTSYFVSAEWLAEHLHNEDVQVIDARMLPPGLEKTRDIQAEYLAGHLPGAPFFDIESLSDHTSPYPHMMPRPEAFAVAMRESGISNEKHLVVYDEGNLFSAPRAWWMLRAFGVEQVSILAGGLQGWQHAELPLETGQVQLPEADFDARYDDAQVRRLTDVLLISHEGTEQIIDARAENRFNGEVDEPRPGLHRGHIPNSLNVPWNALVINGELKPNKELEAIFKQHGVDIQQPIVASCGSGVTAVVIILALLTLGANHVTLYDGSWGEWGSRNDLPGIKPS
- a CDS encoding YfgM family protein, which translates into the protein MEIYSNDNDQVDALRRFFASNGKALVVGVILGVGALVGWRYWSTHQDGNAKETSAAYQQVTTALDASKPQTLEAVSQFANDNNNTYGALASLDLAKQYVDQNELDKAATQLQSGLKDTQDANLQAVMNLRLARIQLQQKKADEAIKTLDAVKGDGWTAIIADIRGEALLSKGDIQGARDAWSKGIASDTSPALKEMMQMKMNNLG